A single region of the Oleispira antarctica RB-8 genome encodes:
- the gap gene encoding Glyceraldehyde 3-phosphate dehydrogenase, with amino-acid sequence MSLRIAINGFGRIGRLVFRALKECDKQEEIEVVAINDRISPDYMAYLLRYDSTHGKFLGDIQFTEDTLIVDGHSIAVSSFSLPEQANWQTLGIDIVIESTGMFTDHAQASGHLRAGAKKVVISAPSSDVPMFVMGVNHGDYDPHQNIVSNASCTTNCLAPIAKILHDNWGIEEGLMTTVHAATASQKTVDGATAKDWRGGRAVTGNIIPASTGAAKAVAHVIPELAGRLTGMAFRVPTTDVSVVDLTVRLQNPTSLSEIQRVMKRYSEGELKGILGYTDEAVVSSDFIHDSHSSIFDASASMALNDRFFKIISWYDNEWGYAKRVVDLVRHIR; translated from the coding sequence ATGTCTTTACGCATTGCTATTAATGGATTTGGTCGCATAGGGCGGTTAGTCTTTCGAGCATTGAAAGAATGTGATAAGCAGGAAGAAATCGAAGTCGTTGCTATTAACGATAGGATTAGCCCTGATTATATGGCGTATCTGTTGCGCTATGACTCTACCCACGGTAAGTTTTTGGGCGATATTCAATTCACAGAGGATACCTTGATTGTCGATGGCCACAGTATTGCAGTCTCGAGCTTTTCACTTCCAGAACAAGCGAACTGGCAAACGCTGGGTATTGATATCGTCATAGAGTCAACAGGAATGTTCACTGACCACGCGCAAGCCAGCGGCCATTTGCGTGCAGGTGCTAAAAAAGTCGTTATCTCCGCGCCCTCAAGTGATGTTCCTATGTTTGTGATGGGAGTGAACCATGGCGATTATGACCCACATCAAAATATCGTTTCTAATGCATCGTGCACCACTAACTGTTTAGCCCCTATTGCCAAAATCTTACACGATAATTGGGGAATAGAAGAAGGCTTGATGACAACGGTACATGCCGCAACGGCAAGTCAGAAAACGGTTGATGGCGCAACGGCGAAAGATTGGCGTGGAGGCCGTGCGGTTACGGGGAATATTATTCCTGCAAGCACAGGTGCAGCGAAAGCGGTTGCGCATGTTATTCCTGAATTGGCAGGGCGTTTAACCGGAATGGCTTTCAGAGTGCCTACTACGGATGTTTCAGTCGTGGATTTGACTGTGCGCCTGCAAAACCCTACGTCGTTATCTGAGATACAGCGGGTAATGAAGCGTTATAGCGAAGGTGAGTTGAAAGGTATTTTAGGTTATACCGATGAAGCGGTGGTTTCTTCGGATTTTATTCATGATAGCCACAGCTCTATTTTTGATGCGAGTGCTAGCATGGCGCTAAATGATCGCTTCTTTAAAATCATTAGTTGGTATGACAATGAATGGGGTTATGCCAAGCGAGTGGTCGATTTGGTTCGTCATATTCGTTAG
- the fabB gene encoding Beta-ketoacyl synthase, which yields MRRVVVTGMGIVSCLGNNKEEVLASLQAQKSGIQFVSDYKEQGLRSHIAGRPNIDLHEHIDRKLKRFMGDSSAYAYLSLQQAIADAGLSDEHVSHLRTGIVAGSGGAGCRDIVEAVDTLREKGVRRVGPYRVTRTMGSAISANLATAFSIKGINYSITSACATSAHCIGHGAELIQWGKQDIVFAGGGEEEHWSLTMQFDAMGALSTQYNDNPTQASRPYDQSRDGFVIAGGGAMLVLEEYEHAKARGAHIYGEIVGYAATSDGADMVSPSGEGASRCMQLALSQAQCDIDYINAHGTSTPAGDITELQATANAFAQFNGLSNDLPLPPISSTKALSGHSLGAAGAQEAIYCLLMMQHNFITGSANITQIDDGAINFPIIKDNQTAYLKAIMSNSFGFGGTNASLIFKSL from the coding sequence ATGCGTCGCGTTGTTGTCACAGGAATGGGCATTGTCAGTTGCTTAGGAAATAACAAAGAAGAAGTCCTTGCTTCACTACAAGCCCAAAAATCTGGCATTCAATTTGTCAGCGATTATAAAGAACAAGGCTTGCGCAGCCATATTGCTGGCCGACCGAACATTGACCTTCATGAGCATATCGACCGCAAACTAAAGCGTTTTATGGGCGACTCTTCCGCATATGCTTATTTATCATTGCAACAGGCCATTGCCGATGCTGGGCTATCGGATGAACACGTAAGTCATTTACGCACGGGCATCGTTGCTGGCTCTGGCGGTGCAGGTTGTCGTGATATCGTCGAAGCCGTTGATACATTAAGGGAAAAAGGCGTACGTCGAGTCGGCCCTTATCGTGTTACTCGAACTATGGGCAGCGCTATATCTGCCAACTTGGCCACTGCTTTCTCGATTAAAGGTATTAATTACTCCATCACGTCCGCCTGTGCCACCAGTGCACATTGCATTGGCCACGGTGCTGAACTCATTCAATGGGGTAAGCAAGATATCGTATTTGCGGGAGGTGGCGAAGAAGAGCACTGGTCCCTTACTATGCAATTTGATGCCATGGGTGCTCTTTCTACCCAGTATAATGATAACCCTACTCAAGCATCTCGCCCTTACGACCAATCTCGTGATGGCTTTGTTATCGCAGGGGGTGGCGCCATGCTGGTATTAGAAGAATACGAGCACGCGAAAGCACGGGGGGCTCATATTTATGGTGAAATTGTCGGTTACGCAGCAACGTCTGACGGCGCCGATATGGTCTCTCCTTCAGGAGAAGGCGCATCACGTTGCATGCAATTAGCCTTGAGCCAAGCTCAATGCGATATTGATTACATCAATGCCCATGGCACAAGCACTCCAGCAGGTGACATCACTGAATTGCAAGCAACCGCAAATGCTTTTGCACAATTTAACGGGCTATCGAATGACCTCCCGCTCCCACCCATTAGTTCGACCAAAGCACTTAGTGGACATTCTTTAGGTGCCGCGGGTGCCCAAGAAGCTATTTATTGTTTATTAATGATGCAGCATAATTTCATCACAGGCTCGGCCAATATCACGCAAATTGATGACGGTGCTATTAACTTTCCCATCATTAAAGACAATCAAACCGCCTATTTGAAAGCAATTATGTCGAATAGCTTCGGTTTTGGCGGTACAAATGCCAGTTTGATTTTCAAGTCGCTATAA
- a CDS encoding Fumarate reductase/succinate dehydrogenase — MHNKKSNKYVSSVLVIGGGIAGISAAIELLDKNQTVLLIDRDSEDKFGGMANEAFGGMHFVDTPVQRSNGIKDSKQLALDDWFAAAEFSANEKENIHGKQWAHTYIERNKEDVYDWLSGFGIRFFPIVHWVERGNFGFAKGGRGNSVPRYHLAWGTGWEVTQTLIKQLKNHINRDKLTIKFQHKVERFIWSDNKIVGCCGHVLDSSSVQETSKEIVKEAFSITAENTIICAGGLNGNLKQVERHWDRECYGPYPKNILSGSHPFADGLLHDELDAQGGSIKNRGLMWNYASGVKHPKPEYENHGLSLMPCRSSLWLDAYGNRIGPLPLITGFDTHGLCKVIGHLPQQYSWQLMNLKIAYKELAISGSHINKAFRNKSWLGVIKMALRGNRDIVNWLMEDCEDVVVADTLAELVTAMNDNNQPSENELYLAKVSLDNIERDVQAYDGQIERGEKFATDDQIRRIHFLRKWKGDKVRTLKNQKINDPKAGPFIAIRSRIISRKSMGGIETNTASQVLNRQGEVIPGLYAAGEAAGFGGAGCSGIRSLEGTFLSLCILNGRIAAQTIAAQK, encoded by the coding sequence ATGCACAACAAAAAGAGTAATAAGTATGTCAGCTCCGTCTTGGTTATTGGCGGTGGCATTGCAGGCATTAGTGCGGCGATTGAATTACTGGATAAAAACCAAACAGTTTTGCTTATCGATCGCGATAGCGAAGATAAATTTGGCGGAATGGCGAACGAAGCCTTTGGCGGAATGCATTTTGTTGATACTCCTGTGCAGCGCTCTAATGGTATTAAAGATAGCAAACAATTGGCATTGGACGATTGGTTTGCGGCGGCCGAGTTTTCCGCAAATGAAAAAGAAAATATCCATGGCAAACAATGGGCACACACTTATATCGAGCGTAATAAAGAAGATGTTTACGACTGGTTAAGCGGATTCGGTATTCGATTTTTTCCTATTGTGCACTGGGTTGAACGCGGTAATTTTGGTTTTGCGAAAGGCGGCCGAGGAAATTCTGTTCCGCGTTATCACCTGGCTTGGGGAACTGGCTGGGAAGTGACTCAAACTCTGATCAAACAATTAAAAAACCATATTAATCGCGATAAGTTAACGATCAAGTTTCAGCATAAAGTTGAGCGTTTTATTTGGTCGGATAATAAAATAGTGGGTTGTTGCGGTCATGTGCTTGATTCTTCTTCAGTGCAAGAAACATCTAAAGAAATAGTTAAAGAAGCTTTCAGTATCACAGCAGAAAATACCATTATCTGTGCTGGTGGCCTCAACGGTAATCTCAAACAAGTAGAAAGGCATTGGGACCGTGAGTGCTACGGCCCGTATCCGAAAAACATCTTATCTGGCTCTCATCCTTTTGCCGACGGCTTGTTACATGACGAACTGGATGCCCAAGGTGGAAGTATTAAAAACCGTGGCTTGATGTGGAACTATGCCTCAGGGGTTAAGCACCCAAAACCCGAATATGAAAACCATGGTTTGAGTTTGATGCCGTGTCGGTCTTCATTATGGCTAGATGCCTACGGCAACCGTATTGGCCCGTTGCCGCTTATCACGGGTTTTGATACTCACGGTTTATGCAAAGTCATAGGGCATTTGCCGCAGCAATACAGCTGGCAATTAATGAACTTAAAGATTGCTTATAAAGAGCTAGCGATTTCGGGCTCGCACATTAATAAAGCCTTTCGTAATAAAAGTTGGCTGGGCGTAATTAAAATGGCATTACGCGGCAATCGTGACATCGTTAATTGGTTAATGGAAGATTGCGAAGATGTCGTGGTGGCCGATACCTTGGCTGAGCTTGTGACAGCGATGAATGACAATAATCAACCGTCTGAAAATGAACTTTATCTTGCGAAAGTCTCATTAGATAATATTGAGCGTGACGTGCAAGCCTATGATGGGCAAATCGAACGCGGTGAAAAATTCGCTACCGATGACCAAATTCGTCGTATACATTTTTTACGAAAGTGGAAGGGGGATAAGGTAAGAACGCTTAAAAATCAGAAAATCAACGATCCTAAAGCAGGTCCCTTTATCGCCATTCGTTCACGCATTATTAGTCGCAAAAGCATGGGTGGCATCGAAACCAATACGGCAAGCCAGGTATTGAATCGGCAGGGTGAGGTTATTCCGGGTTTATACGCAGCAGGAGAAGCCGCAGGTTTTGGGGGGGCAGGCTGTTCAGGTATTCGTTCGCTAGAAGGTACCTTTCTATCGCTGTGTATTCTTAATGGACGTATAGCCGCGCAAACGATTGCCGCTCAGAAGTGA
- the rfaC gene encoding Lipopolysaccharide heptosyltransferase I — translation MKVLLVKMSSLGDVFHALPAVQDAFQQVPNIEFHWLVEEAFADIPNWHPAVKKVIPIAWRRWRKNLSSAAVRAEMKAFYQDLRSTEYDIVLDAQCLIKSAVVTRLAKGPRYGLDKTSCREPLAAMAYQFPQSVAKGQHAIPRVRQLLSQVLNYTIPDTFSYGIDKSRWQRPEMGGDYEGEYWLFLHGTTWDTKLWPESYWIDLAKLVVDSGRKVILPWGSGEEKSRAERIARNIDGVEVLPKMGLNALNAYLAHAQAVVGVDTGLSHVVAALEVPSVAIYGATDAVLTGVLGPKVEVLSSDLGCAPCLSKQCTHPDRNDGNPAQPPCYRSISSRRVFAAVLGKLG, via the coding sequence ATGAAAGTATTGTTGGTAAAAATGTCCTCTTTAGGAGATGTCTTTCACGCACTTCCTGCCGTGCAAGATGCTTTCCAGCAAGTTCCTAATATTGAGTTTCATTGGTTAGTGGAAGAAGCGTTTGCCGATATTCCTAACTGGCACCCAGCGGTAAAAAAAGTGATTCCCATTGCGTGGCGCCGTTGGCGTAAAAATCTTTCTAGCGCCGCTGTTCGCGCTGAAATGAAAGCTTTCTACCAAGATCTACGCAGCACTGAATACGATATTGTGCTTGATGCGCAATGCTTAATAAAAAGCGCTGTCGTAACGCGCTTAGCAAAAGGCCCACGTTATGGGCTAGATAAAACGAGCTGCCGTGAACCGCTGGCGGCGATGGCGTATCAATTTCCTCAGTCCGTGGCTAAAGGTCAACATGCGATTCCACGTGTGCGTCAGCTATTATCGCAAGTTTTAAACTATACAATTCCTGATACTTTTTCGTATGGTATTGATAAAAGTCGTTGGCAGCGTCCTGAAATGGGAGGTGACTATGAGGGAGAGTATTGGTTGTTTTTACACGGCACAACTTGGGATACTAAGTTGTGGCCTGAAAGTTATTGGATTGATCTCGCTAAGCTTGTCGTTGATTCAGGGCGTAAAGTTATTTTGCCTTGGGGGAGTGGCGAAGAGAAATCCCGCGCAGAGCGTATCGCACGCAATATAGACGGTGTTGAAGTGCTACCTAAAATGGGACTGAATGCGTTGAATGCTTATCTGGCACACGCTCAAGCGGTCGTCGGTGTCGATACCGGCTTGTCTCATGTCGTCGCGGCTTTAGAAGTACCGTCGGTTGCTATTTATGGTGCAACCGATGCGGTATTAACCGGAGTACTTGGGCCGAAAGTTGAAGTTCTGAGCAGTGATTTAGGATGCGCACCATGCTTAAGTAAGCAATGTACTCACCCTGATCGTAATGACGGCAATCCTGCACAGCCGCCTTGTTATCGATCAATTTCTTCACGGCGTGTTTTCGCTGCGGTACTCGGTAAGTTGGGTTAA